One window of the Spirochaetota bacterium genome contains the following:
- a CDS encoding linear amide C-N hydrolase, which translates to MNEVRICEKITEKVFMHCTLFNYSEETETFVGYNFDWFGKNGKIWFMPSEKDRYGYCLTTRFGRSFPYDGMNQWGLYIGQTAVPVIKNKRKGLKKWCISTSIINRILGNCRNVDEACAFLRSYNIIFGTFFGLVMFHFMAADASGESVIVEYIGNEMRQLKKNETYQVMTNFYISDRDIQWPDPVQGCGGYDRYEIVEDDLKGRKTVGVDDVYSILKRVRLDDWMYDGHVYNTLFSNVYKLKTKEILLAYDKNYERIFSFRLDEELKKGSHFYKIQDLEPKGMS; encoded by the coding sequence ATGAATGAAGTAAGAATCTGCGAAAAAATTACGGAGAAAGTATTTATGCACTGCACATTGTTCAATTATTCTGAAGAAACTGAAACGTTTGTCGGTTATAATTTTGACTGGTTTGGGAAAAATGGAAAAATATGGTTCATGCCTTCCGAAAAAGACAGGTATGGTTATTGTTTAACAACCAGATTCGGCAGGTCATTCCCCTATGATGGTATGAATCAATGGGGGCTCTATATAGGACAAACCGCGGTTCCTGTTATAAAAAATAAACGTAAGGGTTTGAAAAAATGGTGTATCAGCACTTCTATTATCAACAGAATTTTAGGGAATTGCAGAAATGTGGATGAGGCGTGCGCGTTTCTTCGATCATATAATATTATTTTCGGAACATTTTTTGGCCTCGTCATGTTTCATTTCATGGCGGCAGATGCATCAGGCGAATCGGTAATTGTGGAATATATAGGAAATGAAATGAGGCAATTAAAAAAAAATGAGACATATCAAGTGATGACTAATTTTTACATCTCCGACCGGGATATTCAATGGCCCGATCCTGTCCAGGGGTGCGGCGGGTATGATAGATATGAAATAGTGGAGGATGATTTGAAAGGCAGGAAGACGGTAGGTGTGGATGACGTTTATTCAATACTGAAGAGAGTGCGCCTTGATGATTGGATGTATGATGGACATGTCTATAATACCTTGTTTTCGAATGTGTATAAACTAAAGACCAAAGAAATATTGCTGGCCTATGATAAAAACTATGAGAGAATTTTTTCATTCCGATTAGATGAAGAATTAAAAAAAGGTAGTCATTTCTATAAAATACAGGATTTAGAACCGAAAGGGATGAGTTAA
- the serS gene encoding serine--tRNA ligase, whose amino-acid sequence MIDPKFIKEDIESIRKLLEKRNMTGAVDIDRLKTMNDERRSLIQKSDEAREKKNKLSKEIGQKKAKKENADDLMKQSQDFTDEIKRCTDRLDELDAEFTEAHLSVPNFLDASVPEGKSEEDNPVVRTWGEKPKFPFTPKPHYDLGTEMGILDFERGVKLAGTRFYVYMGLAARMERAIINLMLDLHTKEHGYTEVFGPFIVNDESMTGTGQFPKFKDEYYRIERDGLSLIPTAEVPLTNLYRDEILDGARLPIKITMQSACFRREAGAAGRDTRGLIRVHQFQKVELVKFVEPATSFDELEKLTHDAEEVLQKLNLHYRVVLLCSADTSASSAKTYDIEVWMPGLDRYVEISSCSCFTDYQARRAKIRFKREQGQKPELVHTLNGSGLAAGRTLAAVMENYQTEKGDIDIPEALKPYMR is encoded by the coding sequence ATGATAGACCCCAAGTTCATCAAAGAAGACATCGAAAGCATCAGAAAGCTCCTTGAGAAAAGGAACATGACCGGCGCCGTCGACATCGACCGCCTGAAGACAATGAACGACGAACGCCGCTCCCTGATACAGAAATCGGACGAGGCCCGGGAAAAAAAGAACAAGCTTTCCAAGGAGATCGGCCAGAAAAAGGCGAAGAAGGAAAACGCGGACGACCTTATGAAGCAGTCCCAGGATTTCACCGATGAGATCAAGCGCTGCACCGACCGGCTGGACGAGCTCGACGCGGAATTCACCGAGGCGCACCTCTCCGTCCCGAACTTCCTCGACGCCTCCGTGCCGGAGGGGAAGAGCGAGGAGGACAACCCCGTGGTGCGCACCTGGGGCGAGAAGCCGAAATTCCCCTTCACGCCGAAGCCCCACTACGACCTGGGCACCGAAATGGGCATCCTCGACTTCGAGCGGGGCGTGAAGCTCGCCGGCACTCGCTTCTACGTGTACATGGGGCTGGCGGCGCGGATGGAGCGCGCCATCATCAACCTGATGCTCGACCTCCACACCAAGGAGCACGGCTATACCGAGGTCTTCGGCCCCTTCATCGTCAACGACGAGAGCATGACCGGCACCGGGCAATTCCCCAAGTTCAAGGACGAATACTACCGCATCGAGCGGGACGGCCTCTCCCTCATCCCCACGGCCGAGGTGCCCCTCACGAACCTCTACCGGGACGAGATCCTGGACGGCGCGCGCCTTCCCATCAAGATCACCATGCAGTCCGCCTGCTTCCGCCGCGAGGCGGGGGCCGCCGGCAGGGACACGCGGGGCCTCATCCGCGTCCACCAGTTCCAGAAGGTGGAGCTGGTCAAGTTCGTGGAGCCGGCGACCTCCTTCGACGAGCTGGAGAAGCTCACCCATGACGCGGAGGAGGTACTCCAGAAGCTGAACCTCCACTACCGCGTGGTGCTCCTCTGCAGCGCCGACACGTCGGCCTCCTCGGCCAAGACCTACGACATCGAGGTGTGGATGCCCGGCCTGGACCGCTACGTGGAGATATCCTCCTGCTCCTGTTTCACCGACTACCAGGCGCGGCGCGCAAAAATCAGATTCAAGAGAGAACAGGGCCAGAAGCCGGAGCTCGTCCACACCCTGAACGGCTCGGGCCTCGCCGCGGGCCGCACACTGGCCGCGGTCATGGAGAACTACCAGACCGAAAAGGGAGACATCGACATACCGGAGGCGCTGAAGCCGTATATGAGGTAA
- a CDS encoding AbrB/MazE/SpoVT family DNA-binding domain-containing protein, translating to MKSKKDNAKRLYGTVKVSERGQIAIPIELREDLGIKKGDVLLVGRKADNKGIVLVKLDVVEEIFNLREDIFS from the coding sequence ATGAAATCAAAAAAAGATAATGCAAAAAGACTCTATGGAACTGTGAAAGTAAGCGAACGAGGCCAAATTGCAATTCCCATAGAGTTAAGAGAAGATCTTGGCATCAAAAAAGGAGATGTTCTTTTAGTCGGAAGAAAAGCTGACAATAAAGGCATTGTATTGGTAAAACTGGATGTTGTGGAAGAAATATTCAATCTGCGGGAAGATATTTTTTCATAA
- a CDS encoding chemotaxis protein: MPSRDSVKKRSMFVSDDLFTEVMVRNNKRLFFSFLTILALANVATVVIKILGKGSDYLSYESIAVEFVLAFGVLIIGYIISGKLKGHWVSSYVSITGVMLCLLVFQYVIYGALEVFATFYISFVISVLYFNRNASIFNLVIIVAAQVLLFVLRPELIPGGPKSNIMVRFLIYIWVGIGATVGANATKNLMILAVEKQKESKMTLENLRIVAKTILQTIDALKRQSLDQDAISGRLKDISENQASSLEEISASLEDLASQADSNNRTAKSLYSETEASIQSVKDLKGINDAVQNGTERIYGNLDSVMEYSSDTSRHIGLSIEKFNILQEKSGEISAFIEVINDIADKVNLLSLNASIEAARAGEHGRGFAVVAEEISKLADATAKNSKEISNIIKENMDLIGQSSELINRSSAMMGKLDSAIGAIKDEITGVGSKIVEIDGAIAAIENLNKKIFDTSKSIENSTNRQKISTEESNKTTADVSEYAMNIVEISRQVSDNSRATGRVVNELESMAREMTS, translated from the coding sequence ATGCCCTCCAGAGATTCCGTTAAAAAAAGATCCATGTTCGTGTCGGACGATTTGTTCACCGAAGTGATGGTGAGGAACAACAAGCGCCTGTTCTTTTCATTCCTGACCATCCTCGCCCTGGCCAATGTCGCCACCGTCGTCATAAAAATTCTAGGGAAGGGATCAGATTACCTCTCCTACGAGAGTATCGCCGTCGAGTTTGTCCTTGCCTTCGGGGTCCTCATAATCGGATATATCATATCCGGCAAACTGAAGGGCCACTGGGTATCGAGCTATGTTTCCATAACGGGCGTCATGCTCTGTCTCCTCGTTTTCCAGTACGTGATCTACGGCGCCCTGGAGGTGTTCGCGACATTTTACATATCCTTTGTCATCAGCGTGCTCTATTTCAACAGGAACGCCTCGATTTTCAACCTTGTCATCATCGTGGCCGCGCAGGTGCTCCTGTTCGTCCTGAGGCCCGAGCTGATCCCCGGCGGCCCCAAAAGCAACATCATGGTGCGCTTCCTGATATACATCTGGGTGGGTATCGGCGCCACGGTGGGGGCCAACGCCACGAAAAACCTGATGATTCTCGCGGTTGAGAAGCAGAAAGAGTCGAAAATGACCCTGGAGAATCTGCGGATAGTGGCGAAGACGATCCTCCAGACCATTGACGCGCTGAAGCGGCAAAGCCTCGATCAGGACGCCATATCCGGCCGGCTGAAAGACATATCCGAGAACCAGGCTTCCTCGCTGGAGGAGATTTCCGCTTCCCTGGAAGACCTGGCTTCACAGGCCGATTCCAATAACCGCACCGCGAAATCCCTCTACAGCGAAACCGAGGCATCGATCCAGTCGGTGAAAGACCTCAAAGGGATAAATGACGCCGTTCAGAACGGCACCGAGCGGATCTACGGCAATCTTGACAGTGTCATGGAGTATTCGTCCGATACCTCGCGGCACATCGGCCTTTCCATAGAAAAATTCAACATACTCCAGGAAAAGAGCGGCGAGATATCCGCCTTCATCGAGGTCATCAACGACATCGCGGACAAGGTAAACCTCCTTTCGCTCAACGCCTCGATCGAGGCCGCCAGGGCCGGCGAGCACGGCAGGGGATTCGCGGTGGTGGCCGAGGAGATATCCAAGCTGGCGGACGCGACGGCGAAGAACTCCAAGGAAATATCGAACATAATAAAGGAGAACATGGACCTCATCGGCCAGAGCAGCGAGCTTATCAACCGCTCGTCGGCGATGATGGGTAAGCTCGATTCCGCCATAGGCGCCATCAAGGACGAAATAACCGGCGTGGGCTCGAAGATCGTCGAGATAGACGGAGCGATTGCGGCAATAGAAAATCTCAATAAAAAGATATTTGATACGAGCAAATCCATTGAGAACTCTACGAACCGGCAGAAGATATCCACCGAGGAATCGAACAAGACCACCGCGGACGTTTCGGAATACGCGATGAACATCGTAGAGATATCCAGGCAGGTTTCGGATAACAGCAGGGCCACGGGTCGTGTCGTCAATGAACTGGAATCAATGGCCCGGGAAATGACCTCCTGA
- a CDS encoding thiazole biosynthesis protein, whose amino-acid sequence MELNERTITRAIIDRYSKKFIDYTDVDTAIVGAGPAGLVAAYYLARAGRKVAVFERKLSIGGGMWGGGMMFNEIVVQDEGKQILDIFGVNTVEYEPGYHTADAVEAVSTLCSRACGAGAKIFNCVSVEDVVIREGAVTGLVINWTAVQMAGLHVDPLTVAARTIIDSTGHDMEVLKVIARKAGMTFSTETGGIIGERSLWADKAERLTIENTKEICPNVFVAGMSANAACGGPRMGPVFGGMLLSGKKAAELVMGR is encoded by the coding sequence ATGGAATTGAACGAACGAACCATCACCAGGGCCATTATCGATCGGTATTCGAAAAAATTCATCGACTATACCGATGTGGACACGGCCATCGTCGGGGCCGGGCCGGCAGGCCTGGTTGCCGCCTACTATCTCGCCCGGGCCGGCCGCAAGGTGGCGGTCTTCGAGAGGAAGCTCAGCATCGGCGGCGGTATGTGGGGAGGCGGCATGATGTTCAACGAGATCGTTGTGCAGGATGAGGGGAAGCAAATCCTCGATATCTTCGGGGTCAACACCGTAGAGTACGAGCCGGGATATCACACCGCCGACGCGGTGGAGGCCGTGTCAACCCTCTGCTCCCGCGCCTGCGGGGCCGGGGCGAAGATATTCAACTGCGTCAGCGTGGAGGACGTCGTCATCAGGGAGGGCGCGGTCACCGGCCTGGTCATCAACTGGACCGCCGTACAGATGGCGGGGCTCCACGTCGATCCCCTCACGGTGGCGGCTCGGACCATCATCGATTCCACCGGCCACGACATGGAGGTGCTGAAGGTGATCGCCCGGAAGGCGGGTATGACCTTCAGCACCGAAACCGGCGGGATCATCGGCGAGCGATCTCTCTGGGCTGATAAAGCGGAACGCCTCACCATCGAAAACACGAAGGAGATATGCCCCAACGTGTTCGTTGCCGGCATGTCGGCCAACGCGGCCTGCGGCGGCCCCCGCATGGGCCCGGTATTCGGGGGAATGCTCCTCTCCGGGAAAAAGGCGGCGGAGCTGGTGATGGGGAGGTAA
- the lepB gene encoding signal peptidase I, whose translation MLKTLFSKITGRAFINNFMFILLLVLLRASVFGNYSVPTGSMNPTILEGDKFYSNKLAYSLKIPFTKTDIVHFRQPARGDIIAFRYPGDESVRYTKRVIAVPGDRIAVRDKRIILNGKALDLRLVGKSGDIITYEERLGSLSYRVQHSSHSTFLDDMKEKTVPANSYFAMGDNRDNSSDSRVWGFVPSENIIGKIVFRWMSIDPQSCEMRAERIGTVH comes from the coding sequence ATGTTAAAAACGCTGTTCAGTAAAATCACCGGCAGGGCCTTCATCAATAATTTCATGTTCATTCTTCTTCTCGTTCTTCTCAGGGCATCGGTCTTCGGCAACTACTCGGTGCCGACCGGCTCCATGAACCCGACCATCCTGGAAGGGGACAAATTCTATTCCAACAAGCTCGCCTACAGCCTGAAGATCCCCTTCACGAAAACGGACATCGTACATTTCCGCCAGCCGGCGCGGGGCGACATCATCGCCTTCAGGTATCCGGGAGACGAATCGGTGCGCTACACCAAGCGGGTCATCGCGGTCCCCGGTGACAGGATCGCGGTGCGGGATAAAAGAATAATACTGAACGGAAAAGCCCTGGACCTGCGGCTCGTGGGGAAATCAGGGGATATCATAACCTATGAAGAGCGCCTCGGCTCGTTGTCGTACCGGGTGCAGCATTCCAGTCATTCCACGTTCCTCGACGACATGAAGGAGAAAACGGTCCCGGCCAACAGCTATTTCGCCATGGGCGACAACAGGGACAACAGCTCCGACAGCAGGGTGTGGGGATTCGTGCCGTCGGAGAATATTATCGGCAAGATCGTGTTCCGGTGGATGTCCATCGACCCGCAGAGCTGCGAGATGCGCGCGGAGAGGATCGGGACGGTCCATTGA
- a CDS encoding TIM44-like domain-containing protein, producing MKKLRKTHITIILAVAAVLVLTAVMVYARAGGAGDFDTGGGGGDDGIGFLIQIVLWIIMELPFPWNLIVSGVVIVVFVVGSKMTAKKVKAQTILNRLPTGDTVKKAPGRDAFMRNNPDFNEEIFIGNVKDAFMKIQKAWESQDLSPVRRFISDGVYRRFNTQFVMMGLLKQKNVISRVDIKNVYIDRIDSDGLYDIIQAAIHASITESFTSALDPSLNTGGTEEFVEYWSFLKKRGKPRKDIYQSDSCPNCGAPLPKDLGEVSKCASCGTLTNSGEYDWVLSEITQADDYTGANPKLGLASGLTEKVRLLIDENEDFAVQLIEDKASNAYLQMLTAQALGDPAIMRRFVSDDVFNKLPMPEPGARIAFNRLYLNDVYLVGVAVEEDKNVLAVAVKASCQRVKIDGGKAVKLDQAVISRTEVILMSRDRKAGASKGSLYAHSCPSCGAPMKNSLSINCAYCGTPFNSTANEWIVTGIMPMEQYEEYRRENADTLSYQVKASQVDRLYDVRDFAFNNMMLVLAADGDFGDEERRFAEELAKKWGYDREKLEPFFQMARSGRLSLRMPDDTKKRLKIYRMMEKAAGADRTVSPEERLLLENVRTEFKIDTAA from the coding sequence ATGAAAAAGCTTCGAAAAACCCACATAACGATCATACTTGCCGTTGCCGCGGTACTGGTCCTGACCGCTGTCATGGTGTATGCCCGGGCCGGCGGCGCCGGGGACTTTGACACCGGTGGTGGCGGCGGCGACGACGGTATCGGGTTCCTCATCCAGATCGTTCTCTGGATCATAATGGAGCTTCCCTTCCCGTGGAACCTCATCGTGAGCGGCGTCGTCATCGTTGTCTTTGTCGTCGGATCGAAGATGACTGCGAAAAAGGTGAAGGCCCAGACGATACTGAACCGACTCCCCACCGGCGACACGGTGAAGAAGGCGCCGGGCCGCGACGCCTTCATGCGGAACAACCCCGATTTCAACGAGGAGATCTTCATCGGCAACGTGAAGGACGCCTTCATGAAGATCCAGAAGGCCTGGGAGTCGCAGGATCTCTCGCCGGTGCGAAGGTTCATCTCCGACGGCGTGTACCGGCGCTTCAACACCCAGTTCGTCATGATGGGGCTCCTCAAACAGAAAAACGTTATCTCCCGCGTCGATATAAAGAACGTGTACATAGACCGGATTGACAGCGACGGCCTCTACGATATCATACAGGCAGCGATCCACGCCTCCATCACCGAGAGCTTCACGAGCGCTCTCGATCCGTCACTGAACACCGGAGGCACAGAGGAGTTCGTAGAGTACTGGTCCTTTTTGAAAAAGCGGGGGAAGCCGCGGAAGGATATCTACCAGAGCGATAGCTGTCCCAACTGCGGCGCGCCCCTGCCGAAAGACCTGGGCGAGGTGAGCAAGTGCGCCTCCTGCGGCACCCTGACCAACTCCGGCGAGTACGACTGGGTCCTCTCCGAGATAACCCAGGCGGACGATTACACGGGAGCGAACCCGAAGCTCGGCCTCGCCTCGGGACTCACCGAAAAGGTGCGGCTGCTCATCGACGAGAACGAGGACTTCGCGGTGCAGCTCATCGAGGACAAGGCGAGCAACGCCTATCTCCAGATGCTCACGGCCCAGGCCCTGGGCGATCCGGCCATCATGCGCCGCTTCGTGAGCGACGACGTCTTCAATAAACTGCCGATGCCGGAGCCCGGCGCCCGTATAGCCTTCAACCGCCTCTACCTGAACGACGTCTACCTCGTGGGCGTGGCGGTGGAAGAAGACAAAAACGTCCTGGCCGTGGCTGTCAAGGCCTCGTGCCAGCGCGTTAAGATAGACGGCGGAAAGGCGGTGAAGCTCGACCAGGCCGTGATCTCCCGTACCGAGGTTATCCTGATGAGCCGCGACCGTAAGGCCGGCGCCTCGAAGGGCTCCCTCTATGCCCACAGCTGCCCGAGCTGCGGCGCGCCGATGAAGAACTCCCTCTCGATCAACTGCGCCTACTGCGGCACCCCCTTCAACAGCACCGCCAACGAGTGGATCGTCACCGGCATCATGCCCATGGAGCAATACGAGGAGTACCGCCGCGAAAACGCGGACACCTTGTCCTACCAGGTGAAGGCCTCCCAGGTCGACAGGCTTTACGACGTGCGGGATTTCGCCTTCAATAACATGATGCTTGTCCTCGCGGCCGACGGCGACTTCGGGGACGAGGAGCGGCGGTTCGCGGAGGAGCTGGCGAAGAAGTGGGGATACGACAGGGAAAAGCTGGAGCCCTTCTTCCAGATGGCCCGGAGCGGCAGGCTCTCCCTGCGCATGCCCGATGATACGAAGAAGCGGCTGAAGATATACAGGATGATGGAAAAGGCGGCCGGGGCGGACCGGACCGTGTCACCGGAGGAGCGCCTCCTCCTGGAGAACGTCAGGACGGAATTCAAGATCGATACGGCGGCGTGA
- a CDS encoding PAS domain S-box protein, with protein MIKFPEKSFESTSTPVAVLDPAGETVWMNKSFKCLFGYGLAELKADARWPLFSTVHDEKFRFMVSRAFRGETPEPLDLPAACSDGAVRNIRWITMAIYDNRTKAPGAIAVFGTETGGSEKTGIDVFEERYRIIFENSGIGMVFIGEDTTIAVVNREFELLTGYPKDRVEGKMSWTEFVADPHDLERMKDYHRLRRVDPDTAPGIYDTKLKTREGAVRDVIIRIKMVPETNYSLASILDITQRKIAEEALRESEEKYRSLVNNMQDTLYRCDTDGTITFAGLSGARLLGHDSPEELIGKNIATDYYYDPEDRPALLKILQKEGHVSNYEVRLRRVDGTPVSVMTNSHLHYDSYGKLLGVEGIFTDISRRKEAEELFRQSEEKFMNIFMTAPDCIAITRVSDGMILDVNLGFKEITGWERSNAINRTSLDISFWVNPDDRERMVADMGAGREIIQREFQFRRKDGMVRDGIYSARPIRISGEACLIFILNDVTERKEAEKKFKRLADLHHTILDTASVSISFLNDRKLQWVNNYMTQLFGYSEEELIGQHSSIIYPSEADYIRVGLAAYEGIRNGGVYKEEVRFRKKDGTLFWAILTGKGVNPERPQEGSIWISQDITDLKNAEEKLKQLADLHQTVLDTVSVGILYVKERRVQWTNNNFAKMFGYTNEEIIGKDTSVLYYNIDVYNKIGDEAYGRIATSESYSIEMEALKKDGARFWCNLIGKAINPADMSEGSIWMAQDITERKMAEEALRNSLQEKELLLKELYHRTKNNMQVICSLLSLQSGNVQDRGVHDFYTGIETKIQTMALVHQMLYESQDLSNINLRDFVDSLSRLILRSYNLTADKLAIRQFVDDVPLSIDTAMPLGLVLNELISNSIKHAFPGNRSGEIVITMSSAGNEIKIEYRDNGSGLPEGFDPAQSPTLGMDIIRNISERQLNGDIRFFSDNGFGCIIRIKTDLYRRRI; from the coding sequence ATGATAAAATTCCCTGAAAAATCGTTCGAGTCGACCTCGACCCCCGTCGCGGTCCTGGATCCGGCCGGTGAAACGGTCTGGATGAACAAATCCTTCAAATGTCTCTTCGGATACGGTCTTGCCGAGCTTAAAGCGGATGCGCGATGGCCCCTGTTCTCTACCGTCCATGATGAAAAATTCAGGTTCATGGTCAGCCGGGCCTTTCGCGGCGAGACGCCGGAGCCCCTGGACCTGCCGGCGGCCTGTTCGGACGGCGCTGTCAGGAATATCCGCTGGATCACCATGGCCATTTATGATAACAGGACTAAAGCGCCGGGCGCCATTGCCGTCTTTGGGACCGAGACCGGCGGTTCCGAAAAAACGGGTATCGATGTCTTTGAGGAGCGCTACCGGATCATCTTCGAAAATTCCGGCATCGGCATGGTCTTCATCGGGGAAGACACCACCATTGCCGTCGTCAACAGGGAATTCGAGCTATTGACCGGCTACCCGAAGGACCGGGTCGAAGGAAAGATGAGCTGGACCGAATTCGTCGCCGATCCGCATGATCTTGAGCGGATGAAGGATTATCACCGGCTCCGCAGGGTCGATCCGGACACGGCGCCTGGCATCTATGATACAAAGCTGAAGACCAGGGAGGGCGCAGTACGGGACGTAATAATTCGCATCAAGATGGTTCCGGAAACGAACTACAGCCTTGCCTCCATACTGGATATCACCCAAAGAAAAATCGCGGAGGAGGCACTGCGAGAAAGCGAGGAAAAATACCGGTCCCTGGTGAATAACATGCAGGATACGCTGTACCGGTGCGATACCGATGGGACTATCACTTTTGCGGGCCTCTCGGGCGCCCGCCTCCTTGGACACGATTCCCCGGAGGAGTTGATCGGGAAGAATATCGCGACGGATTATTATTATGACCCGGAAGACAGGCCGGCGTTATTGAAAATATTGCAAAAAGAGGGCCATGTCTCGAACTATGAAGTGAGGCTCAGGCGCGTGGACGGCACTCCCGTCTCGGTTATGACGAACAGCCATCTTCACTACGACAGTTATGGAAAGCTGCTGGGAGTGGAAGGGATATTCACCGATATATCCCGGCGCAAGGAAGCGGAGGAATTGTTCCGCCAGTCGGAAGAAAAATTCATGAATATCTTCATGACCGCTCCGGACTGCATCGCCATCACCAGGGTGTCGGATGGAATGATCCTTGATGTGAACCTGGGCTTCAAGGAGATCACCGGATGGGAACGCAGCAACGCCATCAACCGGACATCCCTTGACATCAGCTTCTGGGTCAATCCCGACGACAGGGAGCGGATGGTGGCCGACATGGGCGCCGGAAGGGAAATAATTCAACGCGAATTTCAATTCAGACGGAAAGACGGCATGGTTCGCGACGGGATCTATTCGGCGCGGCCCATCCGGATCTCCGGCGAAGCGTGCCTGATATTTATCCTCAATGACGTTACAGAACGGAAAGAGGCCGAGAAAAAATTCAAGCGGCTCGCAGATCTGCATCACACCATCCTTGACACCGCCAGCGTTTCCATTTCTTTTCTCAATGATCGCAAGTTGCAATGGGTGAATAACTATATGACCCAATTGTTCGGATATTCCGAAGAGGAATTGATCGGACAGCATTCGTCTATAATCTATCCGAGCGAAGCAGATTATATAAGAGTCGGCCTGGCGGCCTATGAGGGAATCCGCAACGGCGGCGTTTATAAAGAAGAAGTCCGGTTCAGGAAAAAAGACGGCACCCTGTTCTGGGCCATTCTTACGGGCAAGGGTGTAAACCCGGAACGACCGCAGGAAGGCTCCATCTGGATTTCCCAGGATATCACTGATCTGAAAAATGCCGAGGAAAAGTTGAAGCAGCTCGCCGACCTGCATCAGACGGTGCTCGATACTGTTTCCGTGGGCATCCTCTATGTCAAGGAGAGAAGGGTCCAGTGGACAAACAACAATTTTGCGAAGATGTTCGGATATACGAATGAGGAGATCATCGGCAAGGATACGTCGGTATTGTATTATAATATCGACGTGTACAATAAGATCGGCGACGAGGCCTACGGGCGTATTGCCACGAGTGAAAGCTATTCCATAGAAATGGAGGCGCTGAAGAAGGACGGCGCCAGGTTCTGGTGCAACTTGATAGGGAAGGCCATCAATCCCGCTGATATGTCCGAGGGATCGATATGGATGGCCCAGGACATTACGGAGCGCAAGATGGCAGAGGAGGCGCTCCGAAACTCGCTGCAAGAAAAAGAGCTGCTCCTCAAGGAGCTGTATCACCGCACAAAGAACAACATGCAGGTTATCTGCAGCCTGCTGAGTCTCCAGTCCGGGAACGTGCAGGACAGGGGCGTCCATGACTTCTATACCGGGATCGAGACAAAGATACAGACCATGGCGCTGGTTCACCAGATGCTGTACGAATCGCAGGACCTTTCCAATATAAACCTCCGTGACTTCGTCGACAGCCTTTCGAGACTCATCCTGAGAAGCTATAATCTCACCGCGGACAAGCTGGCTATCAGGCAGTTCGTGGACGACGTCCCCCTGTCAATAGATACGGCGATGCCCCTGGGCCTGGTGCTCAACGAGCTCATATCGAATTCCATAAAGCACGCCTTTCCCGGTAACCGCAGCGGCGAGATCGTGATCACCATGAGCAGCGCCGGCAATGAAATAAAGATCGAATACAGGGACAATGGCAGTGGCCTTCCCGAAGGATTCGACCCGGCCCAAAGCCCCACCCTGGGGATGGATATCATCCGGAACATCTCGGAAAGACAGCTGAACGGAGACATCAGGTTTTTCAGCGATAACGGATTCGGGTGCATAATCAGGATTAAAACGGACCTGTATCGAAGACGGATTTGA